From the Oncorhynchus masou masou isolate Uvic2021 unplaced genomic scaffold, UVic_Omas_1.1 unplaced_scaffold_9690, whole genome shotgun sequence genome, the window AAACAGGCTGGCATATAGATTTAAAGAAGCCACACAGAAATTGACAAACAGTTTGAGGTTGAAGTTTCTTCCTTTTTATTTTCAAAGCATGTACAAAATCAGTACACGGTGGTAAAAAGACAGGCGACACATCTTGAGCAAATCATTAGTACTAAAACAAAGCCTGAGCTCTGATTGGATAACAAAGGACATGACGATCAACAAGTCATCTGAACGAATGTTTGGGAACCTTCAAATGAAAACTGGAAAACGTAATGAGACAAACAAAACAACTAGACTGTTCACTTCAGACAAATTCTTTTTAGGTACAAGTTCAATTGTATTTCCTTGATTCCTTTCATCCTCTCTTCTCGCCACCTCAAAGCTCATTGGAGGAGAGGGAACATTCCGATTTTGTCCTCCAATGCATTTAAAAGGAGGAGACAGGATGCAAGAAATCATGGAAAATACATTCACCCTGGGTTGTTGGGGTGGGCGGGCAGGGGGATAGCGTTGTTCCTCTACCGTGAGGAGTTGGAACTGGAGCGGGAACGATGACGTCTGCGCCCCGGGGACCTGGAGCGTCGGCGCACCGGGGACCGTCTCCTTGGTGACCGAGACCTGCAGGTAAACAAAGCATCACTTGTGTGTCAGTAAAGTACCTATATATTGCGTCATTTGAAGAAACTATCATCAGGTCAACATATTACACCACAAGGAGCTAGAGAGGCACTAGGAGTAGAGAAttaaacactacagtaatgtTCTCAGGACAGTAGGTCAGATTGGGGGATTGAAATTACTGTTGAAATTGGTGATTGAACCAAGTATTTGTTACCAGTATTGTACTATAAATCCAGGATGTCCAGGTCACCATAACATGGGCTAGACCCACCAGGGCCATCAGACCCACCAGGGGGCCATCACACCCACCAGGGCCATCAGACCCACCAGGGATCGGGGCATCAGACCAGGGCCAACACTGACCTTCTCCTCATGCGAGGTGGGGTGCGGCGCCACATGGGGGGAGGTGGGGGCATTCTGCGTGGGGGTGACTGTCTACGAGGGGGAGGGCGTATCCTTGGAGCCAACACGGCAGAGGTGGTGATCTCCTGACCATCAATCTGACCTGGAACAACAGAAAGA encodes:
- the LOC135538464 gene encoding RNA-binding protein with serine-rich domain 1-like; this encodes MPSEIHVGSPFLSSVEQDHIQEIFATYGKIKMIDMPVERLHPNLSRGYAYVEFETPEEAQKALKHMDGGQIDGQEITTSAVLAPRIRPPPRRQSPPRRMPPPPPMWRRTPPRMRRRSRSPRRRSPVRRRSRSPGRRRHRSRSSSNSSR